CACTTGTGAGGTGTTATATTCTGTTGGCATATGATCATTGCCAATATTAGGACTCAGTCCTGAATGATGAATCTGATGATGCCTACTATTATTGAACTCCGCAGGAATACCAGTGACTGGCACCGGCGCTGGCTGTGTAACTAGTGGTTGACGACCAGTAAATCCACCAGCACCAATACGATTAAAAAGATCTCTTCTGTAATTAGGATCGAGTAATAAAGAAGGCCTGAAGCTTCTAGCAGCAGAAAGCAATGGCAAAAGTCCACCTCCAAATTGAGTCTCATTATTCCTATCAGTATAATTTTGTTGTGGGAAGGCAGCTGGTGAGGGATTCGTCCTGAATCAcaaagaaaaaaatcaaaataagttTCAAAAAAACCAACGGCATTCTCATAAACAATTATATCATCTTTCCAAATAACAGGAAaacatatacacacacatcaaaaGCAAAATGCCATTGCCATACATGTATGTGTTTCCTTGCAAAGTTCCACTGTCATTCATGTCTATAATCCCAGCGTTAAAGTGTGCATCCACAGCTTCATTCAGATTCCCTCCATGTTCCTGTtcaaatatcataacataagctgGGTAACCCAACTCAAGCTGATCAAATGGGCGTAACCATTAAGCAAACCAAAGCACACCTACTTTATCTCAGTAGCAGAACCTGTACACACTCATGCTTCAAATCTATATGTAGGGAAGGCTAACGTAAGGGGTCAGAGATGTGAATAACAATATCATTGCATCTATAATAACTCATCAGCTATACAGTTCTACACTCTCTTTTATATGTTTTGGTACTCAAACTTAACCAAGACAAGGAAATTACAATCAAGTGTAAAACTGTCTTGGTACGTAATTTCCTAATTAGTAACGAACGATTTGAGCCAGAAAACAAGAATTGAGCTTAAAACTACTCTTGTCAAACCAAGAAGATTGCTTCACCATCTCGCACAATGAACATGAACGAAGCCATAAGCAAAGCAGCGAATGGTGATCTGAAAATGGGCTCCAAAATTAAAACAATCAAGAACTCGAACTGAAAAATGGAAGGTGAAACGAGATTGAACCTCGAGTTTCTGAAACGCGAGTGACTCCGACGCGCCGGTGAGGGTCATGTAAGTCTCGATTGCATCCCTAGTCGGCCTCGACATGGCCGTACCTCCAGTTTCTGAGAATGTGATAGTGTGAATTGAGCAATGTTGCTGAAATCTAAGGAAAACAAAAACGTACATATActcatatatatgtgtatgtatacACTATACGCACCTGTTATATAGgcagagagaaggagagagattTAGACAAAGTAGTTCAGCGCTTTTTTTCCAACTTCGGCGAAAAAAAATAGATGCTCTGCTTTTACAAAAGTAAAGTAATATATTTCcttcaaaaagaaaaatatgaataACTTTAAACGTGGCGACTTGGATTCCCTCCGCGTGGAATAATAGTAGTCCGACTTCAATCACTGTTATTGTCGTTTTCCTCTTTCTTTTTTCCAGATAAGATTGTCACATTGTCGTTTTTTAGTATCCAGAATAACAGACCCATCTGCATATCAGTTGAGTTGGTATCCAGAAAGTTTCTCATAATAATCTTATTCAGCAAAAAAAAAACACCACTCACAAATcatatcaacaaaaaaaaaagtaattaatgTTAATCGCTAAAATATGGTGTCAAGTAGTAAAATATTCATTCATAACTTCATTAATCACTATTATGGAACACTATACTCTAATAATCACAACATtgtaaaatgataaaaaaaataacatgtaattttttgtattatttataaCTGTTACCACGTAATGATAAGtttgaatttaatttaaaattatagtTGAAGAGTTATCAAGTATCAACTATCAACTAAGTTTTAACTttggttatgtttattttttaaatagaGTATTTACggcataaataattaatattttacacTCGTTGTTAGagttaaatacttaattttttatttttattgtaaaaatacttaatattcaatatatgttaaaaataaatacataatattttttctttgccataaaaatacataaaattgctaaaatattaattttcttaGTACCTCTTATGTCAAAACTGTTAAGTATATTGACTAAGTATACATTTGTCATTTTGTAATCGgtctattttatatttattttaaaaatatatatattttaaattagaaaaatgaattaaaaatacattttaaattaaTACATATTTTGATAACAAAAATATCTAAATTACATAATGATATTTAGTCAATACTTAACAACTCCAACAAATAAGGTATTGAAAGaagtaatattttaaaaattttaggtatttttgtcaaaaaaaaaaaaaaaaaactaagtatttatttttaatatatattaaatattaaatatttttatcgtaaaaataaaatattaagtattggtatataatataaaatatcatGTACTTATACCtcaaaactatttaaaaaaaaggaAGGTAGGTATTTCTCCTTCTCGTTAAGACTTTTCCTTTTATTATCACGAATATCTCATGCTATTAAAGACTCATTCTTTTAttacatattttattattaaaatataaaatatgttgTCACTttgtagttatttttttttttttgaaaaatcatACTTTCGTTATTTAATATCGGgaatatacttatttggtacctGTGTtcttgcaaagtattattttggtactctctgttttcaataatactcttatagtaccatgtattttaaaatcgtacacaTTTGATACCCTAAGCTCAGATTTgattgataaaattttgtcaatatgatcaaactgccatcagttatatgtaattatgtaattaaatttaaatttaaatttgtaacttacataattgacagcagtttgattaaattgacaaaattttatctatcaaatctgagtttagggtatcaaatatgtacgattttaaaatacaatgtaccatatgagcattattgaaaacaaatgGTACCAAAAttatactttgcaaaaacatagagtaccaaatgagtatactCCCTTTAATATCTCATGTCATtattaggggtgagcatcggtcggtttgggcagttttttcacaacaaaaaatccagaattcggttttcggtccggattggtgcaatccaaaaaccgaccgaaccaaactagtctaaaaaaaaaccgaccgttttggaccgcggtttggtcggttaaaccgaccaaaccgaattgattatttatttttgaaagttttagttaaaaaattaaaaattttggattgttggaattcatttttgtgcatttttaaaacataaatatatagaacataattacatttacaaattttaaagtttgaaacataattaaaagtccataattaaaattttaataattaataattatataatattatattattattttattatgttcggtcggtttcggttttatTGGTCGGTTCACCTAAAATTTCAAAActgaccgaacagtggcggtttgcaccgtcggcggttttttcggttttcggtttaaacggttttggttttttcggtgttcggtaaGTCGGTGTACACAGTTTTTTCgatttttcggattttatgctcggCCCTAGCCATTATAATTTATCGGTATCCATGCGCCAGTTTTTCTAGTGATATTATTGGTTGAAAATGAAAAGGCCACACGAGTTTACATAGAAAtgaatgtatattttttattttactacgTATAAAGTTCTGATCTTTGGTTCCCACATATAGCACAAGCTGCCAAAATAGGACTCATTTGTGCTATTATTGCTTTCACTAtcagttaattaattaattattctttttaattgttttattctattattgaataataaaattaaattacgAGAAGGGTGGGTGGGTCGATCTCTTACTTCCATTAAaggattaattaattattctttttaactgttttattcta
This genomic interval from Humulus lupulus chromosome 8, drHumLupu1.1, whole genome shotgun sequence contains the following:
- the LOC133796654 gene encoding plant UBX domain-containing protein 9 isoform X7 — translated: MYVFVFLRFQQHCSIHTITFSETGGTAMSRPTRDAIETYMTLTGASESLAFQKLEEHGGNLNEAVDAHFNAGIIDMNDSGTLQGNTYMTNPSPAAFPQQNYTDRNNETQFGGGLLPLLSAARSFRPSLLLDPNYRRDLFNRIGAGGFTGRQPLVTQPAPVPVTGIPAEFNNSRHHQIHHSGLSPNIGNDHMPTEYNTSQVDNHVEDEMVEAAIRASKQEFEDSSGDDDIARALSLSLKTAEQEQAARGWQMKDYNEELGTHRGWKDMEYHASLLLDKEREEESRKKIHSEMEYEKNLATKKASLPSEPALEDENAVTLLVRMPNGSRLGRRFLKSNKLQLLFDFIDFDGVVKPGTYRVVRSYPRRAFNVDDSSLTLSELGLTNKQEALFLELI